The Microbacter sp. GSS18 genome has a segment encoding these proteins:
- a CDS encoding FAD-dependent oxidoreductase produces the protein MTNLSSASPQPRVVIIGLGVVGAALADELTLRGVRDLTVFDQGPLFVTGGSSSHAPGFVFQTTADRTMTTLATRTLDKLDGVMLGDQWLLKRVGGLEIATTPERLHDLKRRRGLAASWGVPGELIDAEECARLWPGLNADAVLGGYRTPTDGIVKSVAAVQWQAERAIDRGARIIGSARVVGIVRDKGRVTGVEVVPVPAGDAAPEVVPADIVISCAGLWGPGVSRELLGFELPMQPMEHGFGYSKAVPSLAGLNTPTDEAGRPMLRHQDFSLYMREYVDRIGIGAYNHRPMPLEQSEIASADDFAATGVHPAMHDLTWEDFAPSWDEVRRLFPELRGIEFDSGFNGIFSFTPDGGPMLGPVSGTDGLWLAQAVWVTQSAGVAQVVADWIVSGDPGIDTHGLDYSRFDPAVVSRRFTRERAEEAYDEVYDIRHPHAATKRLRGMRTSPFHARHVALGAVFGEGGGWERPLWFEANAGLLDALPDVPEREGWAAENWSPIAAAEAHATRTAVALYDLSPLPRVEVEGEGATALLQELLSNDVDVAIGRVVYALILDESGGILSDVTVTRLGSEKYLLGTNGNLDHVRLSAFAPEGVTVREVTAGTCGLGLWGPLAREVLEQLTDADISHAGFGFFRAKKIDVAGIPVLALRVSYVGELGWELYTSADHGQYLWDVLWEAGEALGIVAAGRRAFNALRLEKGYRSFGADMTREHSPAEAGLGFAVRASKEEFVGKDALADRPVARRIVPLTLDDPAHVVLGAEPVFVPGEATPVGYVTSADQGYTIGCSIAYAWLPPELAEPGTALHIEYFAERLPATVRTEPLFDAEMAHIRR, from the coding sequence ATGACGAACCTCTCCTCCGCCTCGCCGCAGCCCCGTGTGGTCATCATCGGCCTGGGTGTTGTCGGGGCCGCACTGGCGGACGAACTGACCCTCCGTGGGGTCCGCGATCTCACCGTCTTCGACCAGGGGCCGCTGTTCGTGACCGGCGGGTCGTCGTCGCACGCGCCCGGCTTCGTGTTCCAGACGACGGCGGACCGCACGATGACCACCCTCGCGACCCGCACGCTCGACAAGCTCGACGGCGTGATGCTGGGCGACCAGTGGCTGCTGAAGCGCGTGGGCGGGCTCGAGATCGCCACCACTCCCGAGAGGCTGCACGACCTCAAGCGCCGGAGGGGTCTGGCGGCGTCCTGGGGCGTGCCCGGTGAGCTCATCGACGCCGAGGAGTGCGCCCGGCTGTGGCCGGGCCTGAACGCTGACGCGGTCCTCGGGGGCTATCGCACGCCCACCGACGGCATCGTGAAGTCGGTGGCGGCGGTGCAGTGGCAGGCCGAGAGGGCGATCGACCGCGGCGCGCGCATCATCGGCTCGGCACGCGTGGTCGGCATCGTCCGCGACAAGGGCCGCGTCACCGGCGTCGAGGTCGTCCCCGTTCCCGCGGGCGATGCCGCGCCCGAGGTCGTCCCGGCCGACATCGTCATCTCGTGCGCGGGGCTGTGGGGTCCGGGGGTCTCGCGCGAACTGCTCGGATTCGAGCTGCCCATGCAGCCCATGGAGCACGGCTTCGGCTACAGCAAGGCCGTGCCTTCGCTCGCGGGGCTGAACACCCCCACCGACGAGGCCGGCCGTCCGATGCTCCGTCACCAGGACTTCTCGCTGTACATGCGCGAGTACGTCGACCGCATCGGGATCGGCGCCTACAACCACCGTCCTATGCCACTCGAGCAGAGCGAGATCGCGTCGGCCGACGACTTCGCCGCGACCGGGGTCCACCCCGCGATGCACGATCTGACGTGGGAGGACTTCGCCCCGTCGTGGGACGAGGTCCGGCGCCTGTTCCCCGAGCTGCGCGGCATCGAGTTCGACTCGGGCTTCAACGGGATCTTCTCGTTCACCCCCGACGGCGGCCCGATGCTCGGGCCGGTCTCCGGCACCGACGGCCTGTGGCTTGCGCAGGCGGTGTGGGTCACGCAGTCCGCCGGCGTCGCGCAGGTCGTGGCCGACTGGATCGTGTCGGGCGACCCCGGCATCGACACCCACGGACTGGACTACTCGCGCTTCGACCCCGCGGTCGTGAGCCGGCGGTTCACGCGGGAGCGGGCCGAGGAGGCGTACGACGAGGTGTACGACATCCGTCACCCGCATGCCGCGACCAAGCGGCTGCGCGGCATGCGGACGAGCCCGTTCCACGCCCGGCACGTCGCGCTCGGCGCCGTCTTCGGCGAGGGCGGCGGCTGGGAGCGCCCGCTGTGGTTCGAGGCCAACGCGGGCCTGCTCGACGCGCTGCCGGACGTCCCGGAGCGCGAGGGGTGGGCGGCCGAGAACTGGTCGCCGATCGCGGCGGCCGAGGCCCACGCGACCCGCACGGCCGTCGCGCTCTACGACCTGTCGCCGCTGCCGCGTGTCGAGGTGGAGGGTGAGGGGGCGACGGCTCTGCTGCAGGAGCTGTTGAGCAACGACGTCGATGTCGCCATCGGCCGGGTCGTATATGCGCTCATACTCGACGAATCGGGCGGAATCCTCTCGGATGTGACGGTGACCCGACTCGGGTCCGAGAAGTACCTGCTCGGCACCAACGGCAACCTCGACCATGTCCGCCTGTCGGCGTTCGCGCCCGAGGGCGTCACGGTGCGCGAGGTGACGGCGGGGACGTGCGGCCTGGGTCTGTGGGGGCCGCTCGCCCGCGAGGTGCTCGAGCAGCTCACCGACGCCGACATCTCGCACGCCGGATTCGGGTTCTTCCGCGCCAAGAAGATCGACGTCGCGGGGATCCCCGTGCTCGCGCTGCGCGTGAGCTATGTCGGCGAGCTCGGGTGGGAGCTGTACACGAGCGCGGACCACGGGCAGTACCTGTGGGACGTGCTGTGGGAGGCGGGCGAGGCTCTCGGGATCGTCGCGGCCGGGCGCCGCGCGTTCAACGCCCTCCGCCTCGAGAAGGGGTACCGCTCCTTCGGGGCCGACATGACGCGCGAGCACTCTCCCGCCGAGGCGGGCCTCGGGTTCGCGGTGCGCGCGAGCAAGGAGGAGTTCGTCGGCAAGGACGCGCTCGCCGACCGCCCCGTCGCCCGGCGCATCGTGCCGCTCACCCTCGACGACCCCGCCCACGTGGTGCTGGGCGCCGAGCCGGTCTTCGTCCCGGGCGAGGCGACCCCCGTCGGCTATGTCACCAGCGCCGACCAGGGCTATACGATCGGCTGCTCGATCGCCTATGCGTGGCTGCCGCCCGAGCTCGCCGAGCCCGGAACAGCGCTCCACATCGAGTACTTCGCGGAGCGCCTGCCGGCCACCGTCC